Proteins from one Vanrija pseudolonga chromosome 8, complete sequence genomic window:
- the Nek2_1 gene encoding Serine/threonine-protein kinase Nek2, which translates to MIGIPGYVVQGRLGAGGFGTVYRAERTKDDQVCAIKVQTEIRSSLGVRLFANEIATMSHLSHPNIVSFIEVITHESKTHLVMEYCDGGDLRGLLDDYLEAGQGIFEEDVQSIFLQVLLGLHHCHSHLKQGSIVVHRDIKPENVLLTSGGIVKLADFGLSVTLKRRKAHATSIVGVRTMLPHISASLRLTVKDKRLRCAGGTEAVQEIHAGHPYGTAADMFSLGCLLYEMCTFDIPTVHTNDQGTMTIEGSIPAEFSRGMQDITCHLLNPELLTFPTTGEWLQDIFSISEAPR; encoded by the exons ATGATCGGAATTCCAGGGTACGTAGTTCAAGGTCGACTAGGGGCAGGTGGATTCGGAACGGTATATCGCGCAGAAAGAACGAAGGATGATCAG GTATGCGCCATCAAAGTCCAAACAGAGATAAGGTCGTCGCTAGGTGTACGACTATTCGCCAACGAGATTGCCACCATGTCTCATTTGTCTCACCCCAACATCGTATCTTTCATCGAAGTCATTACGCACGAATCTAAGACCCATCTAGTGATGGAGTACTGTGACGGTGGCGACCTGCGAGGTTTGTTGGACGATTACTTGGAAGCTGG CCAAGGCATTTTTGAGGAGGACGTACAATCAATCTTTCTTCAAGTCCTCCTCGGACTTCACCACTGCCATAGTCACCTCAAGCAAGGTTCAATTGTTGTGCACCGGGACATCAAACCGGAGAATG TGCTTCTCACGTCTGGGGGGATAGTAAAGTTGGCAGACTTTGGACTATCCGTCACCCTTAAAAGACGAAAGGCGCATGCGACTTCCATAGTAGGGGTGCGTACCATGCTTCCACACATCTCTGCCTCGCTGAGACTGACTGTGAAAGACAAGCGGCTACGTTGCGCCGGTGG GACTGAAGCGGTACAGGAAATACACGCAGGGCACCCTTACGGCACGGCCGCAGATATGTTCAGCCTGGGGTGCCTCCTGTATGAGATGTGTACATTTGA CATTCCAACAGTGCACACCAACGACCAGGGCACCATGACGATTGAGGGTTCCATTCCTGCCGAATTTTCGCGTGGAATGCAGGACATTACTTGTCATCTTCTCAACCCGGAG CTATTAACCTTCCCGACCACAGGGGAGTGGCTCCAAGACATATTCTCCATTTCGGAAGCTCCGAGGTAG